From the genome of Vicia villosa cultivar HV-30 ecotype Madison, WI unplaced genomic scaffold, Vvil1.0 ctg.004866F_1_1, whole genome shotgun sequence:
cctcgagacaaaccatgctcccactctatcctagggtacctaaagtgcactcatagcctgggtattgggccttttacctcgtaagaatcatcccacccaacctgcaaaacagaacagaagaccccaaggaacacagaatataatccatatgcatgatgtgcagacAGAAataacatgatatgcaagcagaaaaataaacatgcaagcatatatacaaggtatagacataaaagcaaataaacacccagtaaataaacaaacaaacgcaggctaggatcgactcactaaggatggaccagcaacaggtctagcaacatccccagcagagtcgccagctgtcgcacgctcgcgaaaaatgaacagagtcgccaccaatatatttatcccataagggaaaggaatatcagaaaacctaacaaaggaaggaacagggtcttgcgaccagagaatcaaggtacgggagtcggttacgcgaggggaaggtattagcacccctcacgcccatcgtactcgatggtatccacctatgtttgtttctatctaaagggtgtgtactaatgtctatgtctatatgcgaaatgaatgcaaaatgtagggaaaataaagaattgtactcgcacgggccctaccccgctgcctacgtatccttttcaggaatcagagttaccgtagctcggctaaagattttctgtttgtttttgtgttttttagttgggcggcgttaacgctcacgctcttgcacaaggggacagcctaggatgcaatggggcggagataacttgcccttagaaaggagaaaaaagagattggtttgtatcttttaagggtaattccatgatgacgagaacccactacaaggtctcgcatcacttcctcacttttgttttaagtctgaacatttattaggttttttggagtgtttttggttggtgttttttaaggggatttaatttgtgatttagatcataccaaaagagttttgttttgcatatttagagaacgcacatcgaggcctacgccacaatcgtttctctaaataacggttaagaaatacatcgaggtttcacacctcaatcatttcttctccgctaagtaaaggagatacaaaaagagttttttatgaatatttagagaatgcacatcggggcctacaccacgatcgtttctctaaataacggttaagaaatacaccgaggcttcacacctcaatcatttcttctccgctaagtaggaaagaacatacatcggggcctacaccccaatcatttccttcctactatgaaatatagtaacggtatgatcttcatcgatttttattaagtattttaaaagttgaaaaaagaaaaagaatgcaaacggGAACTAATCCtatttctaatctaagttgtctacacaagggaattaaaataaaactagaaCTATACACTTATACATGGAATaagcaaaggaaaatcaatatgcgacaaataaaattgagaattatagcaaacaaatgatactcacaagcacacatacatccATTAAGTCTATGAAAAAATCGGGACTAAAATTAATTCCTAAGTTTATTAAAGAATTATTTACAAGGTAGTGCAAAGAAAAAGTTCAATTAAAAGGACTAAAACgattaagaaaaattaacaaaaatcatgacaattatTCACAATATCTAAACTATCTACAcattggttttatgcatttttatttgatttaaaattggaATTATGAATTAAAAAGAGAACAAAACACAATTAAAGTGGAAGTCTAAGCTACACTGCAGGGGGTGAAAGTTGAATCGTAGTGTTGTTAGTAGCAGGGGTGCATGGCCCAGACAAAATAGCCCAACAGAGTATAGTCTCTTTTTGTTATAGCAATTGATTTTTGTGGCCAAAAAGATGCAATGGGCCGTAGGGGGTGTGCATAGCACGTGTGGCCCAATTAGTTTTTGTTCTGATTCTTAGTCACACTGAAGGTGGTATGCATGGCCATGGGGAGGTGTGAACAGTAACTAATGAAGGCCCAACGGATTTTCTTGATCCAGTTTCATGCTTTATTCAgattaagaattaaaataaaaaaacaattaattgaaagataaaaaaaaagataattgaaaggggattagggttagtGTGAGTGACCTTTGAGATTACACGAGCAGCTTCTTCTTCGTGACCGATGGCACTCCCTTCCTTCTTCTCCGGCAATGATTTCGTCTCTCACCACCGCAAGATTAAACCTCAAATCGCCCTTCCTATCGCTTTCTGATCGTCTCCTCTTCTATCTACTCTACTTGAACTCTTCAGGCTTGATTCGATCGGAGAATCTTCAGAGAAAATCAAGCGATGTTGTTGATGGTGATGCGTAGTCGAGGGCTCTTGATTGAAGATTGATCGGATATTGATGATGGTGAGATGCACCGATTTTGTGAAGGTTCGCGATGGTGAAGATTGAGCGATGAAAACCGATTCCGGCAATGGATGAAGAGCTCCGATGAAGATTTCATGGTCAGTTTTCTTGCTTCAACCTTTTCTTTCACATATTTTCCTAagaatctcttcttcttccctcCTCTGAGTTGTGTGGTTTTCTTTGCTTCTTCTCTGAGTCTCGTGTGTGATGATTTTGCCAGTAAATTTGATGGAGAATTGAAGATTATAATGAAGGTGATTGaaagattgatgatgatggttggaGAGGTGTTGAACGATTCGGAGGGTGATTGATAAAAGTGGTGGTGACTGgtgtgaggaagaagatggattgGAGGTGGTTATGGTTCAGAAGTGATGATGAATATCGATGGAGGTGTAGTGTGAAAGTGAAGTGAAAAGATGGCGAATTCTTCTGGCCTTGTGAAAACGAATTTTTGAAGGTGAAGAGCGAAATCGAGAGCCGCTTCAAGATGCAGGGCGAAGCCTATTATATAGGGATGGAAGGTTAGCTTTTTTCTTCTGATTTCCGTTGAAATTCTGTTAGTATTTTGATTCACTCAATGGTAGTAACCGAATTCTGTTAGACTGTTATATGCTTCACTTGATAGAAGTTGGTTAAGTCTGTTATGAGAAGTTGGAGGTTGTTAGGAATTgaggttagttagttagttaggtgGTTAGGATTCAGTTGTGGTTATGTGTGTATGTATGTTTTGATGATGAACTGTTTGGATGTACAGGTATTCTGTTATGCCGTTAGAGGGTTAAGAGGTAGTTATGTGTTGGTTATTGGTAACTTGAATTCTGTCATAAAATGGTAGTTATTTCTGTTTTCGAGCTTATGCGGATTCAATcttatttgttttctcttttttttggtgCAGGTCTGGTTTTTAGCATTTTATGGTATATTGATTGAACCGGTTTTGGTTCGAAGCATGTCAATGGCTTATTTTACACAAGCTAGTGCGGTTCAGTGTTGTTAGTGTTGGAAGCTCGGTTCACTGATGCGGATCTGCAGGTTCTCTCTTTGAGGGTGATGTGGTTTGGTATTGACTGAGTTGGAATTATATGGAATGTTCCTTGAAACCGTATGGATTGTATTGGAGGGATGTGTTTCGAAATGTTTGAATAAATCTGAATGTGTATGGTTTTGGAAATTGCCAGGCCGCTGATGTTATTATTACTTGCATGTACAGGTGTACTTTGAAGGAGTTTGGAGTATAACATGTGTATTATGGCTGGGAATTGAATGGCACGCTTATGACTCGAGAATTTCTTGGACATGAATGGAAGTGAAGGTCACCACTCAAGTTGAAGAGAGATAGTCTTAGGAGGGACTAGAATACATAGAGTCAAAGTCAAGTGTCTGAGGTCAATGGTCAACAGTTGACCAAAGTCTactgttgacctaaaagtcaactgctgattttctttgtaattttatttttgtaacatATCTCCATGTTTGGAAGTAAATTTTGTAATGGATTTGGATTTTTGACATGAAGTGTAGTGTAATGAATTTGAGTTTGACTTATAATTGAACTTTGAATGAAGTTGGATGAAGCTTGCTTTCTTGCATGTCTTTTCCTTTAATTCAAAGATTCCATGGTCCTAGAGACTCCGTTCTGACTATTTTGCTTCTTGTATATCAAGTAATCACGGTAGAGAACATTCCTCGTTTgactttgacccaaaagtcaaagtCTTGCCCTATACTCTCCAACCTTGAATAAATTCCACCGTGTTCCACCCAATTCTTGCACAAAATCCCAAAGTTAGTGACTTGTAACTCAAACAACCAAAGTGAACCAACTGATAATGAAGCCACTCCTTAAATGACAAATAACCCAAGCGCTTGGTAAAACTCCTTAATGATCATAAGGCCTAAACCTCAAGATCTATTTGTTAATCCTTAGCATACAGAGTACCTTAATCCATGATCAATGAAAGCCTTTGTTGAACAAGTCCACATGGTGTAGAAATCCTCAACATTATGAAACCCTAGATCCCCTGCTTTAGAtatttatttgatgaatgaatgcgAAGTGTTAGATGATCTAATGGAAGGTATGAagatgaaatgcgaagctaaagccagttagaaattaaagggtaggacaaatttggggtatgacactcatcAACCTTCCTAATATTAAAAGCAAAATACCTACAAAAGTCTAGTTgaagaaatttattttattaaaaattcctCGTAGTAATATCATTGATTGTTTCAAAATTTTGTATTCTCCCTCTAGTATTAGCAAACATTAAAGAACACTCCCTAAACAACACAGACTGCATCAAAAAACTCAAATTTGGCAAAGTTATGAAGCAAATTAAAACCTTATATAATGCAAGCAATGAACTAAACATCTCAATCTGCTCAGCATTCAACATAACACCACAAAAATCTTTTAAAACAAAACTGGaattaacaaaaacaaatgtCTTGAGCTGGATAACTGGATAATTAATCCTTAGAAGAACCATGTGCCAAAATCTAATTCATCCTTCTAATAAGTTCGTTGATGTATTCTTCCCTGTTGCCGGCATCACCACCTTCAACGTAatgatttcttttcttcttcatgccACCCAAAGGAGCTTTGAGCTTGAAAGGCCATAGGAAGTTGTTTGCCTCTCTGAAGTGAGGTCCAACAGTCAAGATCTCGTGAATCAGATCTTCAATGCAAATGATGCCGTGCTTTCCAAGAACCTATCAATGAATACCATATCAGAAGAAAATAGTGAGGCAACAAAAACAACTATGATAACAACACCAAAGATTAATTAGCCAAGAAAACACATTAGACACTGTCAAGCAATCAGGATTGCCTATTAAATCCTAACAAAATACATTCTGGCTTtatcaaattggataaaataTTAGGCCAAAATGAGGGCCAATTTCATTTAGGCTAGACAGTGCAGATTTACTACTATGAGAATGAGAAGAAAGGAATCCAATTCAAAGACAGACCTGTTCGATGATAGAGTTGTCAGTCAAAGCAATTCTCTGCCTGTCAACCTTTCCATATCCCCTCTTGTAGATCAATTCCCTGACACTCTTCAGATTAGGATACCTGAAATAAATTGCCAAATATTAAGAACTTGCACTGTGTAAAAATGAAACAGTAAAAAATCTAATATACTACATTGTTTGAGATTTTGCATACCCATAGGTAACATATGGCTCTACCCTGTGGAGCATGTTAACAGTGGCTTTGTTGACTTTGAGAAAGACACCATTAAAGATCTGCATCCAGAAAAAATGGAAGTATAAGGATATACTATAATCATAGTATAAGTGTATAAATATTGAACAAGGAGCATTTGAGGAATATGAAGAGTgaacaaaataaaagagaaataataaagcaaaataaaaatTTGGTAAATGGCTCAAATTAATATATCTAACATATCATTCTGACAAAAGAAAACATGCACTACAGGCTTAACTGCTAAACCAATGCATGGAGATAGTAAATCACAACTTATCCATAAATAATATTCAACTCTCTCCAAATGATACATTATGCCACATATGAATATCTAAACAAATCAACAAGGATGATCAAAAGTTCTATGAAAGGATCTGGAAATGAGAGCATGCAAATCCAAGAATTGACAGAATAACAAAACACAATACTGTGGGATGGGAAAACAAGATACAATAGTACAGTGCCTACATTCTCGGACATTATATTAAACTACAATTCAACTTGAAGCATTAACTTGTAAAATCAtctataaacaaacaaaca
Proteins encoded in this window:
- the LOC131642359 gene encoding large ribosomal subunit protein uL30y-like, coding for MAKVEAKTVVPESVLKKQKRNEEWALVKKQEQESAKKKRSETRKLIWSRAKQYAKEYDDQQKELISLKREAKLKGGFYVDPEAKLLFIVRIRGINAMDPKSRKILQLLRLRQIFNGVFLKVNKATVNMLHRVEPYVTYGYPNLKSVRELIYKRGYGKVDRQRIALTDNSIIEQVLGKHGIICIEDLIHEILTVGPHFREANNFLWPFKLKAPLGGMKKKRNHYVEGGDAGNREEYINELIRRMN